A window from Lachnoanaerobaculum umeaense encodes these proteins:
- a CDS encoding NUDIX hydrolase, which yields MSAEKELWDIYDENKLPTGETIDRYNFSLDPKQFHLTVIAILFTEDKRILITRRSMNKRWAGGLWEIPGGGVRAGENSQDAIHREILEETNINLYGRAYEKLYTYKRENPEGNGYFFDMYCYLISEEDIRNIKMQVEEVSDFKIVDASEIEEIAKRGEFLNFENVKEILYSI from the coding sequence ATGAGTGCTGAAAAAGAACTTTGGGATATATATGACGAAAACAAGTTACCTACAGGAGAGACAATAGACAGATACAATTTTTCACTAGATCCGAAACAATTTCATTTGACTGTAATAGCAATTTTATTTACAGAAGATAAAAGAATATTGATAACAAGACGCTCTATGAATAAGAGATGGGCAGGAGGACTGTGGGAGATACCGGGTGGCGGAGTAAGAGCCGGAGAGAATTCACAGGATGCGATACATAGAGAAATTTTGGAAGAGACCAATATAAATCTTTATGGTAGAGCGTATGAAAAACTTTATACATATAAGAGAGAAAATCCTGAAGGAAACGGTTATTTTTTTGATATGTATTGCTATCTTATATCGGAGGAAGATATCCGGAACATAAAAATGCAGGTGGAGGAAGTATCAGACTTTAAGATTGTAGATGCTTCAGAGATAGAAGAGATAGCAAAAAGAGGTGAATT
- a CDS encoding MarR family winged helix-turn-helix transcriptional regulator, whose product MADKYDSLKLENQLCFPLYACSKEIVRRYKVYLDKLDLTYTQYIVMMVMWEEQELNVKELGDKLFLDSGTLTPVLKKLESKGYVTRERSKIDERTLIVTLTKSGEDLREKALEIPVGMRGCLNISNEEMVLLRDMLKKILGEMGDVA is encoded by the coding sequence ATGGCAGATAAGTATGACTCACTAAAACTTGAAAATCAACTTTGTTTTCCACTTTATGCTTGCTCAAAGGAAATAGTAAGACGATATAAAGTATACCTGGATAAGCTGGATCTGACATATACACAGTATATCGTAATGATGGTAATGTGGGAAGAACAGGAACTTAATGTGAAGGAATTAGGAGATAAGCTTTTCCTTGACTCGGGTACACTTACACCTGTATTGAAAAAACTTGAATCTAAGGGCTATGTAACAAGAGAGCGTTCAAAGATAGATGAGAGGACTCTTATAGTTACACTTACAAAAAGTGGTGAAGATCTTAGAGAAAAAGCTCTCGAGATACCTGTAGGAATGAGAGGCTGTTTAAATATAAGTAATGAAGAGATGGTTTTGCTTCGTGATATGCTAAAGAAGATACTTGGTGAAATGGGAGATGTAGCATAG
- a CDS encoding glutathione peroxidase, with the protein MNIYDFKVKNNKGEEVSLSDYKNKVVLIINSATECGFTPQYEQLQKLYADYQDKDFVILDFPCNQFGHQAPGSDEEIAKFCSSRFGVTFPLFSKIEVNGDGASEVFKYLKSEKGFAGWGADNDMSKLLTKMLSEVDPDYASKPDIKWNFTKFLIDKSGNVVRRFEPTEGVEVVEEAVKELI; encoded by the coding sequence ATGAATATATATGATTTTAAAGTAAAAAACAACAAGGGTGAGGAAGTTAGCCTTAGCGATTATAAGAACAAGGTAGTACTTATAATAAACTCTGCAACAGAGTGTGGATTTACACCACAATATGAGCAGTTACAAAAGCTTTATGCAGACTATCAGGACAAGGACTTCGTTATACTTGATTTCCCATGCAATCAGTTCGGACATCAGGCACCGGGAAGTGATGAGGAGATTGCTAAGTTTTGCAGCTCAAGATTCGGTGTAACCTTCCCATTGTTCTCAAAAATAGAAGTAAATGGTGACGGTGCAAGTGAAGTATTTAAGTATCTTAAGAGTGAGAAGGGCTTTGCAGGATGGGGAGCTGATAATGATATGTCAAAGCTTCTTACAAAGATGCTTAGTGAGGTAGATCCTGACTATGCAAGCAAGCCTGATATTAAGTGGAACTTTACAAAATTCCTTATAGACAAGAGTGGAAATGTTGTAAGAAGATTTGAGCCTACAGAAGGTGTTGAAGTAGTAGAAGAGGCTGTAAAAGAATTAATTTAA
- a CDS encoding NAD(P)/FAD-dependent oxidoreductase, with amino-acid sequence MYDIVVVGAGTAGLSAAIYGVRAGKSVLVLEGASYGGQIINTPEIENYPAIKKTSGFEFATDLFNQAKDLGAEVKYEKVVGISLEGSIKKIKTEKETYDAKSVILATGAKNRPLGLPNEKKLVGSGISYCATCDGMFYRGKVVAVNGGGNTAIEDATFLANVASKVYVVHRRDEFRAEEAVVAALKKKDNVEFVLNSNIIEIKEESFAVSGIVVEDKNTHEKREIAVDGLFVAIGQVPDNNAFADVVELDKAGYIIAGEDCKTKTEGVFAAGDGRTKEVRQLVTAAGDGAVSGIAAAKYVEKLNI; translated from the coding sequence ATGTATGATATAGTAGTAGTGGGTGCCGGAACTGCCGGACTTTCAGCTGCAATATATGGAGTGAGAGCAGGCAAGTCAGTACTGGTACTTGAAGGTGCATCATATGGGGGGCAGATAATAAATACTCCTGAGATAGAAAACTATCCCGCTATAAAGAAAACTTCAGGTTTTGAATTTGCCACAGATTTATTCAATCAGGCAAAAGATCTGGGTGCTGAAGTTAAATATGAAAAGGTAGTTGGCATCAGCCTTGAAGGAAGTATAAAAAAGATAAAAACTGAAAAAGAGACTTATGATGCTAAGTCAGTGATTCTTGCTACAGGTGCAAAGAACAGACCTCTGGGACTTCCGAATGAGAAGAAACTGGTAGGTTCAGGTATATCATATTGTGCAACCTGTGACGGAATGTTCTATAGAGGTAAGGTTGTTGCTGTAAATGGTGGTGGTAATACGGCAATAGAGGATGCAACATTCCTGGCTAATGTTGCAAGTAAGGTATATGTAGTACATCGCAGAGACGAGTTTAGAGCAGAGGAAGCCGTAGTAGCTGCTTTGAAAAAGAAAGATAATGTAGAGTTCGTTTTGAACTCAAATATAATAGAAATAAAGGAAGAGTCATTTGCAGTTTCCGGAATAGTGGTAGAAGATAAAAATACACATGAAAAAAGAGAGATTGCAGTGGATGGACTTTTTGTAGCAATAGGTCAGGTACCTGATAATAATGCTTTCGCAGATGTGGTAGAGCTGGACAAGGCAGGTTATATCATAGCAGGTGAGGACTGTAAGACAAAGACAGAAGGCGTATTTGCAGCAGGAGATGGTAGGACCAAGGAAGTGCGTCAGCTTGTAACTGCGGCAGGAGACGGTGCTGTATCAGGAATTGCGGCTGCAAAATATGTGGAAAAACTGAATATATAA
- the trxA gene encoding thioredoxin: MSVKIITSENFEAEVLNAKEPVLVDIWAPWCGPCKMLSPIVDEVAEEAEGFSVAKINADENPDLVNKFHVMSIPTLLVFKNGEIVNKSVGLISKDEVKALLG, from the coding sequence ATGTCAGTAAAGATAATTACAAGTGAGAATTTTGAAGCGGAAGTATTAAATGCAAAAGAGCCTGTATTAGTTGATATCTGGGCACCATGGTGTGGTCCATGTAAGATGCTTTCACCTATAGTTGATGAGGTAGCTGAGGAGGCAGAAGGTTTCTCAGTGGCAAAGATCAATGCAGATGAGAATCCTGATTTGGTAAACAAATTCCATGTTATGTCAATACCTACACTCTTGGTATTCAAAAACGGTGAGATAGTAAATAAGTCTGTAGGTCTTATATCAAAGGATGAGGTAAAGGCTTTGTTGGGATAA